In one window of Miscanthus floridulus cultivar M001 chromosome 12, ASM1932011v1, whole genome shotgun sequence DNA:
- the LOC136497336 gene encoding putative glucose-6-phosphate 1-epimerase encodes MDTASSSSTLPTSHPPSVERTKGPTGLEKLVLRESRGWSAEVHLYGGQVTSWKNDHGEELLFVSSKAIFKPPKAIRGGIPICFPQFGTHGNLEKHGFARNRFWAIDDNPPPFPVNTAIKTFADLILKPSEEDLKIWPHSFEFRLRVALAPRGDLILTSRIRNTNIDGRPFSFTFAYHTYFSVSDISEVRVEGLETLDYLDNLHAKERFTEQGDAIVFEAGIDKIYLDVPSKVAIIDHEKKRTYVLRKDGLPDTVLWNPWDKRSKIMQDFGDEEYKHMLCVEPATVEKPITLKPGEEWKGKMELTAVPSSYCSGQLDPDKVLQG; translated from the exons ATGGACACTGCGTCGTCGTCCTCGACCCTGCCAACGTCGCACCCGCCGTCCGTGGAGCGCACGAAGGGCCCCACCGGCCTCGAGAAGCTCGTCCTTCGCGAGTCACGCGGTTGGTCCGCGGAG GTCCATCTATATGGAGGTCAAGTAACCTCTTGGAAGAATGACCATGGAGAGGAGTTGCTTTTTGTGAGCAGCAAG GCCATTTTCAAGCCTCCAAAAGCAATCCGTGGTGGAATACCTATTTGTTTTCCCCAA TTTGGAACACATGGAAATCTTGAGAAACATGGATTTGCAAGGAACCGTTTCTGGGCTATTGATGACAATCCTCCACCTTTCCCAGTAAACACTGCTATAAAAACTTTTGCTGATCTCATTCTGAAGCCTTCTGAAGAAGATCTCAAGATTTGGCCTCACAG CTTTGAATTTCGATTAAGAGTTGCTCTTGCGCCTAGAGGAGATTTGATTCTCACTTCTCGAATCAGAAATACAAATATTGATGGAAGACCTTTCTCATTTACTTTTGCATACCATACGTACTTCTCGGTATCTGACATAAG TGAAGTACGTGTTGAAGGGTTGGAGACCTTGGACTACCTTGACAACCTTCATGCAAAAGAGCGATTCACGGAGCAAGGAGATGCAATTGTGTTTGAAGCAGGG ATTGACAAAATTTATTTAGACGTGCCATCAAAAGTTGCAATAATTGATCATgagaagaaaagaacatatgtcTTAAGAAAAGATGGGCTTCCGGATACTG TTTTATGGAACCCATGGGATAAGAGgtcaaaaatcatgcaagatttcGGGGATGAAGAATATAAACACATGTTGTGCGTGGAACCTGCAACTGTTGAGAAACCCATTACCTTGAAACCTGGTGAAGAGTGGAAAGGAAAGATGGAGCTCACAGCTGTTCCTTCCAGTTACTGTAGTGGACAGTTAGATCCAGATAAGGTTCTTCAGGGTTGA
- the LOC136497337 gene encoding probable protein-S-isoprenylcysteine O-methyltransferase: protein MRHPLLDPPRGEASPPSTAAPQSPSASLRLQIPTLAMSGRRQAWQFAAVLVFFHGSEYVLAAAFHGRQNVTATSLLISKQYVLAMVFAMLEHLTEILIFPEVKEYWFVSNTGLLMVIVGEIIRKLAVVTAGRAFTHVIRTYYEDQHQLITHGLYRFMRHPGYSGFLIWAVGTQVMLCNPLSTVAFTWVLWRFFSKRIPYEEFFLRQFFGSEYDEYAQRVHSGLPFIK, encoded by the exons ATGCGGCATCCCCTCCTCGACCCACCTCGCGGCGAAGCATCTCCTCCTAGCACGGCAGCACCCCAGAGCCCCAGCGCAAGCCTCAGGCTCCAGATCCCCACCCTGGCCATGTCGGGCCGGAGACAGGCGTGGCAGTTTGCGGCCGTGCTGGTCTTCTTCCACGGCTCCGAGTACGTCCTCGCTGCCGCTTTCCACGGCCGCCAGAACGTCACAGCTACTT CACTTCTTATTAGCAAGCAGTATGTGTTGGCAATGGTTTTTGCAATGCTGGAACACCTGACAGAAATTCTTATTTTCCCAGAAGTAAAGGAGTACTGGTTTGTCAGTAATACTGGCCTTCTAATGGTTATTGTCGGTGAAATTATCCGTAAACTTGCTGTTGTGACAGCTGGACGTGCCTTCACGCACGTTATAAGAACTTATTATGAAGATCAGCATCAGTTGATCACCCATGGACTGTATAG GTTTATGCGCCATCCTGGGTATTCTGGCTTTCTTATATGGGCAGTAGGAACCCAGGTTATGCTGTGTAATCCATTATCAACAGTTGCATTCACATGGGTCTTGTGGCGATTCTTTTCAAAACGGATACC GTATGAAGAATTTTTCTTGAGGCAGTTCTTTGGCTCAGAATACGATGAATACGCACAGAGAGTACACTCTGGATTACCATTTATTAAATGA
- the LOC136497924 gene encoding E3 ubiquitin-protein ligase MBR2-like, translating into MDEHMGRRTVGGLLFTKGGSILLFREDGSRPKGKNCCSRHGCSGQHSTDKAKGKEVHRVAAPNESTPATPGRSQIFRKPNRKPPHESSASGSISRDAGGSCSETGSRSRDTPGRDLLARLKERVNTSRKRSLNRENSPQSPSGFSASSPSNSRSVSRPSHRAASRIRKSDEGAANAGADGVQRNGAGDARRSSERSDDDLLLIEQVTRNHVPSEGFLSGFMARYRNGLHGELSSLDDSMEDSNGYLRFDVGGIEELENYFIFNDRHRGMRMDIDGMSYEELLALGERIGTVNTGLSDCALSTCLNRSLYMPTASGSHEDCERKCSICQEEYLAGEEVGKMACKHYYHLSCVQHWLRHKNWCPICKSVALKIN; encoded by the exons ATGGATGAGCACATGGGAAGACGAACAGTCGGCGGCCTCCTCTTCACCAAGGGAGGATCAATTCTTCTCTTCAGAGAAGACGGTTCGCGCCCCAAAGGCAAGAACTGCTGCTCGCGCCATGGCTGTAGTGGTCAGCATTCTACTGACAAAGCCAAAGGCAAGGAGGTGCACAGGGTGGCGGCGCCCAATGAATCAACACCGGCTACCCCTGGGAGATCACAGATTTTTAGGAAGCCCAACAGAAAGCCTCCACATGAAAGCAGTGCTTCAGGCAGCATCAGCAGGGATGCAGGAGGTTCTTGCAGCGAAACCGGCAGCAGGTCAAGAGACACTCCTGGGCGTGATTTACTGGCTCGGCTTAAGGAGAGGGTCAACACATCAAGGAAACGATCGTTGAACAGGGAGAACAGCCCACAGTCGCCGAGTGGATTCAGTGCTAGTTCCCCGAGCAATAGTCGATCGGTCTCAAGGCCGTCGCATCGGGCAGCTTCGAGGATAAGAAAATCTGATGAAGGTGCAGCAAATGCAGGAGCTGACGGTGTGCAAAGAAATGGTGCTGGAGATGCTAGGAGGAGTTCAGAGAGGAGTGACGATGACTTGCTGCTAATTGAGCAGGTAACAAGAAACCATGTGCCTTCTGAAGGGTTTCTTTCTGGATTCATGGCGAGATACAGAAACGGTCTTCATGGAGAGCTTTCATCTCTGGACGACAGCATGGAGGACTCAAATGGATACTTGCGCTTTGATGTGGGTGGAATTGAAGAG CTTGAGAACTACTTCATATTCAATGATCGGCATAGAGGAATGAGGATGGATATCGACGGCATGTCCTACGAA GAATTGCTTGCTTTGGGAGAGCGAATTGGTACTGTAAACACAGGTCTTTCAGACTGTGCATTGTCCACGTGCCTGAACAGGAGCCTCTACATGCCCACAGCTTCAGGTTCTCATGAAGATTGTGAAAGAAAATGCAGCATATGCCAG GAGGAGTATTTAGCCGGCGAGGAGGTGGGCAAGATGGCATGTAAACACTACTACCACCTTTCCTGCGTACAGCACTGGCTTCGGCACAAGAACTGGTGTCCGATCTGCAAATCTGTTGCCCTGAAAATCAACTAG